From the Tigriopus californicus strain San Diego chromosome 4, Tcal_SD_v2.1, whole genome shotgun sequence genome, the window GGGAGTTTTTCATAAGTCACTCGTGTGAATCCGAGACCGCACAAAGCGATCCGCCAAGATCGGATGAGCGAAAAATTCTTGGCTTGATGGGACGAATCCGGGGTCacaatgaccaagattccCCCCGGCCGTAACACATCGTAAGCCCTTTGACACGCCTCGTAACGAAGCAGAGGCGTGGGTAGGTATTCGAGGAGTAAACTAAAAACCACCACCTCAAAGTAGTCCAAAGGTAAGGCCGTCACTTGGGCCTTATCTAACTGAAGACCTTCCCCTTTAAGGGACGGGACCAAGTCAACCGCCAGGAAATCACAAGTGTATACACCCGTTTGAGGGGTGGGAGCCAAGTCAATGGCGCAAATGGACCAATCCGGGGCTAACAGCGATAATGGGTTGTAACATGAACCCACATCCAGCACCTGGGGCCCTTTCAAGGGGCCTAGCACCGGATCGGGGGGATCAGAAGCGGTCGAAGGGACTTTTTTCCGGATTCTTTGCCAGACTTTTTGTTCCAGACCGCCTTGAAAATATTGCTGAACTTGGGCATGAATCCAGGTGTTGCGTGAGACTTGGGCGTCCTCTTGGGGCCAGTACTCAGTGGCTAATGTGTACATATCGGAGGCGTAATGGGATAGGAGTGACTGGTCACGCGTATGGCACGCCCAGATTTCTCGGGCTTGCTCCTGATTCGAACCGTGACAATCTTGCCGCAGTTTGGCATGCACGCTCTTTATCCGGGAGGCAATGCTCTGCGGGGATGCGACTTGGGAATGCATCCTCACAGCTCACAGGGCCCTCTATTTCTTACATGGACAACAGCACCTTGCTCAGGATTGGCTGTATGACGGTTAATTGACTGGGTTTCCAGAGGCTCCGATCATGATCGACGTGAAGAGAGTTGATTTTGGGACAGATACAATCAGCCCAAAACTCTTGGTTAGGAGAAATGAGCgttgatttgttttgagagGTTGAGTGTGTTCAATGTTGGTGTTATGTTGGTCTATAGGGACTGTTAAGTCGGAAtagatcatttttcacttaCGAAACCTGTcaagtttcgttttgttttgggagggcgacgaaacataaacaaaacaaacattgctcACATGGGatggaaaacaaaaccatatttatcttcaaaatgaatccttTCAAGAGAAGAATGAAACCCCGGTGAAAACTAAGGATCGTGAAGACTGTTTCTCAgttcaaaatgtaaacaatcaCAGGCAGTGCATTGGGAGGGCGCGAAGAAAGCATCAAGAAACAACAACCGAAAAGCTTCTCTTTGAAAGAAAGGATTCCATCTCgtcttttccattgaaaattgaaattagacAAGAGAATGGTTGGAGGGCATTTTTGTTGTGTCGTCGTATGTCaaaattttatgaaaaaatattcagctCAAGGAATCAAGTTTCATTGATTTCCTGCAAATAAAGCCAGAAGACAGCTTTGGATTCAGGCCGTGAAACGTGAGCAAGATGACCGTTGTTCCAGTAAATGGTCACCGGGACCAGGTAAGAGAAAAGGAATAGTTTAGG encodes:
- the LOC131878777 gene encoding S-adenosylmethionine sensor upstream of mTORC1-like → MHSQVASPQSIASRIKSVHAKLRQDCHGSNQEQAREIWACHTRDQSLLSHYASDMYTLATEYWPQEDAQVSRNTWIHAQVQQYFQGGLEQKVWQRIRKKVPSTASDPPDPVLGPLKGPQVLDVGSCYNPLSLLAPDWSICAIDLAPTPQTGVYTCDFLAVDLVPSLKGEGLQLDKAQVTALPLDYFEVVVFSLLLEYLPTPLLRYEACQRAYDVLRPGGILVIVTPDSSHQAKNFSLIRSWRIALCGLGFTRVTYEKLPHLTGLTFLKLGSPDFQSLCQDEARREAQKLALDLEAIHPKLDLMVIPQDRTILSMQNEDNEVQVETRNEDELAALFSHLPDDV